A genomic segment from Dechloromonas denitrificans encodes:
- a CDS encoding c-type cytochrome, with amino-acid sequence MGNKKTLLLCAGVLLTALNAPVFADAKADQARAAEIVSGRCFLCHGLEGESASAVFPRLAGQHSEYIAKQLGDFKSGKRKSDTMKPQADELTPEEMKSLGTFFEAKTAKPRQGKDAELLAVGKFIFTRGNQFSGLPSCASCHGAKGYGTPLLPRLAGQHPRYIEDQLKQFNKRERTNDNAVMHTIASKLSELETHAVAEYIATLD; translated from the coding sequence GTGGGAAATAAAAAAACTCTTCTCTTGTGTGCAGGTGTCTTGCTCACTGCACTGAATGCACCAGTTTTTGCTGATGCAAAGGCGGATCAGGCAAGGGCGGCGGAGATCGTTTCCGGGCGTTGTTTTCTATGTCACGGACTAGAAGGTGAATCAGCCAGTGCTGTTTTCCCGAGACTTGCCGGGCAGCATTCCGAGTACATTGCGAAGCAATTGGGCGACTTCAAGTCCGGCAAGCGCAAGAGCGACACGATGAAGCCGCAGGCTGATGAACTGACGCCGGAGGAAATGAAGTCACTCGGTACTTTTTTTGAAGCCAAGACAGCCAAGCCCCGGCAAGGCAAGGATGCCGAATTGCTTGCTGTCGGAAAATTCATCTTTACCCGCGGCAACCAGTTTTCCGGTCTTCCTTCCTGTGCCAGTTGCCATGGTGCCAAGGGTTACGGTACGCCGCTGTTGCCGCGTCTGGCTGGACAACATCCGCGTTACATCGAAGACCAGTTGAAACAGTTCAACAAGCGGGAACGCACCAACGACAATGCGGTGATGCACACCATTGCATCCAAACTCTCGGAACTTGAAACGCATGCTGTGGCCGAGTACATCGCAACGCTGGATTGA
- a CDS encoding MBL fold metallo-hydrolase, whose product MNRRRFLQSTAAFSTLSAIEFMPWQTIGAFAREVDDFVRGPVVKDHPLLQVSKHVWMIHSPDGFPTPENQGMMCNITFVNTAKGLIVVDSGASVQIGEMAIRQARRAFKKPVVAIINTHYHGDHWLGNHAYVETYGESLPIYAHPGTIKAVQGVQGNMWRTLMEQWTNQATLGTRVVPPTHPLEHGSELKYGDVTLRMHHFGTVHTPYDLCVEVLEDKLVLVGDVAMDRRIANMDDGSYLGTLKAYEGLEKTGANLWLPGHGKASAQVLQWNRELFEGIYRPCEQAIKDGLGLEEAKKLVLRDSRVASRSLDTKGFDSNIGKYVSLAYLEAEAAGF is encoded by the coding sequence ATGAACCGCCGTCGTTTTCTTCAAAGTACAGCCGCTTTTTCAACCCTCTCAGCGATTGAATTCATGCCTTGGCAAACAATCGGTGCATTTGCCAGGGAGGTTGATGATTTTGTCCGTGGGCCGGTCGTGAAAGACCATCCGCTCCTGCAAGTCTCGAAACATGTCTGGATGATCCACTCACCCGATGGTTTTCCCACCCCGGAAAACCAGGGAATGATGTGCAACATCACTTTTGTGAACACCGCAAAAGGTTTGATCGTTGTGGATTCAGGCGCCTCGGTGCAAATCGGAGAGATGGCCATCAGGCAAGCTCGACGGGCTTTCAAAAAGCCTGTCGTGGCAATCATTAACACCCATTACCACGGCGATCATTGGCTCGGCAATCACGCTTACGTTGAAACTTATGGTGAAAGCCTGCCGATCTACGCCCATCCAGGAACAATCAAGGCGGTACAAGGGGTTCAAGGCAACATGTGGCGAACCTTGATGGAGCAATGGACTAACCAGGCCACCCTGGGCACACGCGTAGTGCCACCAACTCATCCCCTGGAACATGGCAGCGAATTGAAATATGGTGACGTGACGCTGCGCATGCATCACTTCGGAACCGTGCACACGCCCTATGACCTGTGCGTCGAGGTGCTGGAAGACAAACTGGTACTGGTGGGCGACGTCGCCATGGACCGGCGAATTGCCAACATGGACGATGGCTCTTATCTCGGTACGCTGAAAGCCTACGAAGGACTGGAAAAGACAGGTGCCAATCTCTGGCTCCCTGGACATGGAAAAGCCAGCGCCCAGGTTCTCCAATGGAATCGCGAACTATTCGAGGGAATTTATCGTCCGTGCGAGCAAGCCATCAAGGATGGCCTGGGACTTGAAGAGGCCAAGAAACTGGTTCTCAGAGATTCGCGTGTTGCCAGCCGCTCGCTCGACACCAAAGGTTTTGACAGCAACATCGGAAAATATGTGAGCCTGGCCTACCTTGAAGCAGAAGCTGCCGGATTTTGA